A single window of Acinetobacter wuhouensis DNA harbors:
- a CDS encoding integration host factor subunit beta: MTTEALNKSDLIERIALKNPHLAEPLVEEAVKIMIDQMIASLSADDRIEIRGFGSFALHHREPRVGRNPKTGKSVEVAAKAVPHFKPGKALRDAVNESAQ; the protein is encoded by the coding sequence ATGACAACTGAAGCACTTAATAAGTCTGACTTAATAGAAAGAATTGCTCTAAAAAACCCGCATTTAGCAGAGCCTTTAGTCGAAGAAGCTGTTAAAATAATGATCGATCAAATGATTGCATCATTATCTGCTGATGATCGTATTGAAATCCGTGGATTTGGTAGCTTTGCATTACACCACCGTGAACCACGTGTAGGTCGTAACCCTAAAACTGGTAAATCAGTTGAAGTTGCAGCAAAGGCTGTACCTCACTTTAAACCAGGTAAAGCACTACGTGATGCAGTAAACGAATCTGCACAATAA
- the rpsA gene encoding 30S ribosomal protein S1: MTESFAALFEESESTLNIDKGAVIKGIVVSIDSDWVTVDTGLKSEGVVARSEFLNEQRELEVNVGDEVDVVVEALDNGMGQTVLSREKAKRAETWTKLEKIFEDGEIVTGVISGKVKGGFTVDIGPVRAFLPGSLVDTRPIRDTTHLEGKELEFKVIKLDAKRNNVVVSRRAVMEAESSADREALLSQLEEGQTVTGTIKNLTDYGAFVDLGGIDGLLHITDMAWKRIKHPSEVVEVGQEVTVKVLKFDKERNRVSLGLKQLGEDPWLAIMNRYPKGSIVKARVTNLTDYGCFAEIAEGVEGLVHVSEMDHTNKNIHPSKVVQIGDEVDVMVLEVDEERRRISLGIKQTRANPWEEFSKAHDKGEKVSGTIKSITDFGIFIGLPGGIDGLVHLSDISWNEQGEEAIRRYKKGDTVEAVILSVDAEGNRISLGIKQMNSDPFNDFLAANERGALVKGTVTAVDAKGATIKLADEVEASLKASEINRDRVEDATKFLEVGQEVEAKIINVDRKSRSINLSIKAKDEAEEKEAVANLKVATNGQDNGPKTIGDLIKAQMNH, translated from the coding sequence ATGACCGAATCTTTTGCAGCCCTCTTTGAAGAAAGCGAATCAACTCTCAATATCGACAAAGGTGCCGTTATTAAAGGTATCGTTGTTAGCATCGACTCTGACTGGGTTACTGTTGACACTGGCCTTAAATCTGAAGGTGTTGTTGCACGCTCAGAATTCCTAAACGAACAACGTGAACTTGAAGTAAACGTTGGTGACGAAGTTGATGTTGTTGTTGAAGCGCTTGACAACGGTATGGGTCAAACAGTTTTATCACGTGAAAAAGCAAAACGTGCTGAAACTTGGACTAAACTTGAAAAAATCTTTGAAGACGGCGAAATCGTTACTGGTGTTATCTCTGGTAAGGTTAAAGGCGGTTTCACTGTTGACATCGGTCCAGTTCGTGCATTCTTACCGGGTTCATTGGTAGACACTCGTCCTATCCGTGATACAACTCACCTTGAAGGTAAAGAGTTAGAATTCAAAGTAATCAAACTTGATGCTAAACGTAACAACGTTGTTGTATCTCGTCGTGCTGTTATGGAAGCTGAATCTTCAGCTGACCGTGAAGCGCTTCTTTCTCAATTGGAAGAAGGTCAAACAGTTACTGGTACTATCAAAAATCTTACTGATTACGGTGCATTCGTTGACCTTGGCGGTATTGATGGTCTTCTACATATCACAGATATGGCTTGGAAACGCATCAAACACCCTTCAGAAGTTGTTGAAGTGGGTCAAGAAGTTACTGTTAAAGTACTTAAATTTGACAAAGAACGTAACCGTGTTTCACTAGGTCTTAAACAACTTGGCGAAGATCCATGGTTAGCGATCATGAACCGTTACCCTAAAGGTTCTATCGTTAAAGCGCGTGTAACGAACTTAACTGACTACGGTTGTTTCGCTGAAATCGCTGAAGGCGTTGAAGGTTTAGTACACGTTTCTGAAATGGATCACACTAACAAAAACATCCACCCATCTAAAGTTGTTCAGATCGGTGACGAAGTTGATGTTATGGTTCTTGAAGTTGATGAAGAACGTCGTCGTATTTCTCTTGGTATTAAGCAAACTCGTGCTAACCCATGGGAAGAGTTCTCTAAAGCTCACGACAAAGGTGAAAAAGTTTCTGGTACGATCAAGTCAATCACTGACTTTGGTATCTTCATCGGTTTACCAGGTGGTATCGATGGTCTAGTTCACTTGTCTGATATTTCTTGGAACGAACAAGGCGAAGAAGCAATTCGTCGTTACAAGAAAGGTGACACTGTTGAAGCGGTTATCTTGTCTGTTGACGCTGAAGGCAACCGTATCAGCCTTGGTATCAAACAAATGAACAGCGATCCGTTCAATGACTTCTTAGCTGCTAACGAACGCGGTGCGTTGGTTAAAGGTACAGTAACTGCAGTTGACGCTAAAGGCGCAACGATTAAGTTAGCTGACGAAGTTGAAGCTTCTTTGAAAGCGTCTGAAATCAACCGCGACCGCGTTGAAGATGCAACTAAATTCTTAGAAGTTGGTCAAGAAGTTGAAGCGAAAATCATCAACGTAGATCGTAAATCACGCTCTATCAACTTGTCGATCAAAGCGAAAGACGAAGCTGAAGAGAAAGAAGCTGTAGCTAACCTTAAAGTTGCTACAAACGGTCAAGACAATGGTCCTAAGACTATTGGTGATTTGATTAAAGCTCAAATGAACCACTAA
- the cmk gene encoding (d)CMP kinase — MTIQIITIDGPSGSGKGTLAAKLASHYQFHLLDSGALYRLLGLSLHQKGLLDTLDDESVLQQGVTIATNLDIVFKSTESGTTILLDGEDVTQTIRTERVGEFASKVAAIPALRAALVDRQHAFAQAPGLVADGRDMATSIFPQAQAKIYLTASAESRAERRVKQLQGMGLDVKIGDILANIQARDKRDMERTVAPLKPAADAYIIDSSELNIDEVFKLMTDYVDAHLAK, encoded by the coding sequence ATGACAATTCAAATTATCACAATTGATGGGCCAAGTGGTTCAGGTAAGGGTACACTTGCAGCGAAACTTGCAAGCCATTATCAATTTCATCTTTTAGATTCAGGCGCTTTGTATCGCTTGCTTGGGTTGTCATTACATCAAAAAGGCTTATTGGATACATTAGACGATGAGTCTGTGCTTCAACAAGGCGTTACAATTGCAACAAATTTAGACATCGTATTTAAAAGCACCGAAAGCGGAACTACAATTTTGCTCGATGGTGAAGATGTGACGCAAACGATTCGTACCGAAAGAGTGGGTGAGTTTGCTTCAAAAGTCGCTGCAATCCCTGCACTTAGAGCAGCTTTGGTTGATCGTCAGCATGCATTTGCACAAGCGCCTGGCTTGGTTGCAGATGGTCGTGATATGGCAACTTCTATTTTTCCTCAAGCACAAGCTAAAATTTATCTGACAGCTTCAGCAGAGTCACGTGCCGAACGCCGTGTAAAACAGTTGCAGGGGATGGGGCTGGATGTTAAAATAGGCGACATTTTAGCGAATATACAAGCTCGAGATAAGCGAGATATGGAGCGCACAGTCGCGCCACTCAAGCCAGCAGCAGATGCTTATATCATTGATAGTTCTGAATTGAACATTGATGAAGTGTTTAAACTGATGACTGATTATGTCGATGCACACTTAGCTAAATAA
- a CDS encoding SRPBCC family protein — protein MNSIQVKQEFNAPIDQVFDLLSKHATYNVAFAPIQVVRVKDSADPERPDGLGSVRRMGLGPIKPLQEEITLLDVNKRIEYKLIKNPLIKHHIGIIEFTELAPNKTRVDYTIELQARALFVSKLILAQLKLAITLGFKKLAKTV, from the coding sequence ATGAATTCGATTCAAGTAAAACAAGAGTTTAATGCACCAATTGATCAAGTCTTTGATTTGTTATCTAAACATGCAACTTATAATGTTGCTTTTGCGCCAATTCAAGTGGTACGTGTTAAAGATTCGGCTGATCCAGAACGTCCGGATGGTTTGGGCTCAGTGCGTCGTATGGGCTTGGGGCCGATTAAGCCACTTCAAGAAGAAATCACACTTTTAGATGTAAATAAGCGCATTGAATATAAGCTCATTAAGAACCCATTGATTAAGCATCATATTGGTATTATTGAATTTACTGAGCTTGCACCGAACAAAACACGTGTCGATTATACGATCGAATTACAAGCACGCGCACTATTTGTAAGCAAATTAATACTTGCACAGCTTAAACTAGCGATTACACTTGGCTTTAAGAAACTTGCTAAGACGGTTTAA
- the tadA gene encoding tRNA adenosine(34) deaminase TadA, whose product MSEQEFDSQDQQKQIDEQWMQLAFEQAAFAASMGEIPVGAIIVSQNKVIGQGFNQPICQHDPTAHAEIQAIRNTCQNIENYRLPDDATLYVTLEPCTMCVGALIHARIKRVVFGALEPKAGSLVSSRQLLDTGYYNHIFQFEGGCLNEQCSSQLSDFFKMRREQKKQMKKQQMQFNLIQK is encoded by the coding sequence ATGTCTGAACAAGAGTTTGATTCGCAAGATCAACAAAAGCAAATTGATGAACAATGGATGCAGCTAGCTTTCGAGCAAGCTGCATTTGCTGCTTCTATGGGGGAGATTCCTGTAGGTGCAATCATAGTCAGTCAAAATAAAGTGATCGGACAGGGCTTTAATCAACCGATTTGTCAGCATGATCCAACAGCACATGCTGAGATTCAAGCAATCCGCAATACATGCCAAAATATTGAAAATTATCGTTTGCCTGATGATGCAACCTTATATGTGACTTTAGAACCGTGCACGATGTGTGTTGGTGCTTTGATTCATGCGCGTATCAAACGTGTGGTTTTTGGTGCACTTGAACCCAAGGCGGGTTCATTGGTCAGTAGTCGTCAATTATTGGATACAGGTTATTACAATCATATTTTTCAATTTGAAGGTGGATGTTTAAATGAACAATGTTCAAGCCAACTTTCAGATTTTTTTAAAATGCGTCGTGAACAAAAAAAACAGATGAAGAAGCAACAAATGCAATTTAATCTGATTCAAAAATGA
- a CDS encoding enoyl-CoA hydratase/isomerase family protein — MTNSPDTNDYHPDLIIEEANNGWRIIRLNRPKSLHALDESIVAALLKLFEDFHHDDTVKAIWLDSTTPKAFCAGGDVRKLRQLVINNEVETANKFFTTEYDLDLLLHNYAKPIVVWGEGYVMGGGLGLFMAAPFRLVTPYSRLAMPEVNIGLYPDVGATRFLADRGPIGLFTGLTGSIMTAAGGYGIGWATHICDAQRDTVLQKLLDIDWGHYPAGDFRALDDTLNGMHRPVSPGPLQNSLDVIHSVCRGVNFEHDYEAIIGLSDARSDWLRQASENLQKGSPSTAAITWLLWQWGRQVHSWAEVFELERQISDWKIRHPDFVEGVRARLVDKDLSPEWDKVETLTLAGILAKNPPVTTIESWNELLRQYGVI, encoded by the coding sequence ATGACAAATTCTCCCGATACAAATGACTATCACCCAGATCTGATTATTGAAGAAGCGAACAATGGATGGCGAATCATTCGCTTAAATCGTCCTAAGTCGCTTCATGCACTTGATGAATCTATTGTTGCAGCGTTGCTGAAACTGTTTGAGGATTTTCATCATGATGATACGGTCAAAGCAATTTGGTTAGATTCAACCACACCAAAAGCATTTTGTGCAGGCGGGGATGTACGTAAGCTTCGCCAATTGGTGATCAATAATGAAGTTGAAACAGCCAATAAGTTCTTTACTACAGAATATGATTTAGATCTGTTATTGCATAATTATGCAAAACCAATCGTCGTATGGGGTGAAGGTTATGTGATGGGCGGTGGATTAGGGCTATTCATGGCTGCACCGTTCCGTTTAGTTACACCTTATTCTCGTTTGGCTATGCCCGAAGTGAATATTGGTCTTTATCCAGATGTTGGTGCAACACGCTTCTTAGCAGATCGTGGTCCGATTGGCTTATTTACCGGATTAACGGGTTCAATCATGACTGCTGCAGGCGGTTATGGAATTGGTTGGGCGACGCATATTTGTGATGCACAGCGTGATACTGTTTTACAAAAGTTGTTAGATATTGATTGGGGGCATTATCCAGCTGGAGACTTCCGTGCTTTGGATGATACTTTGAATGGTATGCACCGACCAGTATCGCCGGGACCATTACAAAACTCTTTGGATGTGATTCACAGTGTTTGTCGTGGTGTTAATTTTGAACACGATTATGAAGCCATTATTGGTTTAAGTGATGCGCGTAGTGACTGGTTACGTCAAGCAAGTGAAAATTTACAAAAAGGTTCACCGAGTACTGCGGCAATCACTTGGTTGTTATGGCAATGGGGGCGTCAAGTACACTCATGGGCTGAAGTGTTTGAATTAGAACGTCAAATTTCTGATTGGAAAATTCGTCATCCTGATTTTGTTGAGGGTGTTCGTGCACGTTTGGTTGATAAAGATCTATCTCCTGAATGGGATAAAGTTGAAACACTCACTTTAGCAGGTATTCTTGCGAAAAATCCTCCTGTAACAACGATTGAAAGTTGGAATGAATTACTTCGTCAATACGGTGTTATCTAG
- the ung gene encoding uracil-DNA glycosylase, with protein MQLSEPEQTKLNQVRLDQSWKNELAEFLLGQKMDALRSFLLEEKNANKTIYPPSSLIFNALDTTPLNHVKVVILGQDPYHGPDQAHGLSFSVQRGLALPPSLRNIFHELNTDLGVPVSRHGDLTKWAQQGVLLLNSVLTVEAGQPTSHQKRGWEDFTDYVIDVLNERKEHIVFILWGAYAQKKGQRIDQTKHLVLKAAHPSPLAANRGGFFGCKVFSKTNNYLKQNGIEPIDWQLDA; from the coding sequence ATGCAGTTGTCTGAACCTGAACAAACAAAATTAAATCAAGTTCGGTTAGATCAAAGTTGGAAAAATGAATTGGCTGAGTTTTTACTGGGTCAAAAGATGGATGCTTTGCGATCTTTTTTGCTTGAAGAAAAAAATGCAAATAAGACGATCTATCCACCGAGTTCACTTATTTTTAATGCATTAGATACCACGCCACTAAACCATGTGAAAGTCGTGATTTTGGGTCAAGACCCTTATCATGGACCTGATCAAGCGCATGGTTTGAGTTTTTCTGTGCAAAGAGGGCTTGCATTACCTCCATCATTGCGTAATATCTTTCATGAATTGAACACTGATCTAGGTGTTCCTGTGTCTCGTCATGGTGATTTGACCAAGTGGGCACAACAAGGCGTGCTTTTGCTGAATAGTGTTTTAACTGTTGAGGCAGGGCAACCGACTTCACATCAAAAACGTGGTTGGGAAGATTTTACTGACTATGTGATTGATGTGTTGAATGAGCGTAAAGAGCATATTGTATTTATACTTTGGGGTGCTTATGCTCAGAAAAAGGGACAACGCATTGATCAAACTAAACATCTGGTTTTAAAAGCTGCACACCCATCTCCTTTAGCAGCAAACCGTGGTGGTTTCTTTGGTTGTAAAGTTTTTTCGAAAACGAATAATTACCTTAAACAAAATGGCATTGAGCCGATTGACTGGCAGCTGGACGCATGA
- a CDS encoding 6-pyruvoyl trahydropterin synthase family protein has product MLIRKLFKFENAHIVRNCTSDRCKRSIHGHSYKVELLLKASKLDHGQMVYDFGLLKGVIKEIFDSFDHAICFWQDDNPEYIQACKTFSARWVALPVSPSAEQFSRVFFYLAQQVLKSTITQNGEGDVEVYSVIVHETDTGYAQSFIEDIENEQMGLLSLDQIIFSEQVQAEWSDSEMYEKLKQGIQFQNPEVDLQVKI; this is encoded by the coding sequence ATGTTAATTCGTAAGTTATTTAAGTTTGAAAATGCACATATCGTGCGGAATTGCACGTCAGATCGTTGCAAACGATCTATCCACGGGCATAGCTATAAAGTTGAATTATTGCTCAAAGCTTCAAAACTTGATCATGGTCAAATGGTGTATGACTTTGGTCTGTTGAAAGGTGTGATTAAAGAAATTTTTGACAGTTTTGATCATGCAATTTGCTTTTGGCAAGATGATAACCCTGAATATATTCAAGCGTGTAAAACGTTTAGTGCGCGTTGGGTGGCTTTACCTGTTTCACCATCGGCAGAACAATTTTCGCGTGTTTTCTTCTATTTAGCGCAACAAGTCCTCAAATCAACCATTACCCAAAATGGTGAAGGCGATGTTGAAGTCTATTCTGTAATTGTGCATGAAACGGATACAGGTTATGCGCAAAGCTTTATTGAAGATATTGAAAATGAGCAAATGGGGTTGTTGAGCTTAGATCAAATTATTTTCTCTGAACAAGTTCAAGCAGAATGGTCTGATTCAGAGATGTATGAAAAATTGAAACAAGGTATTCAATTTCAAAACCCTGAAGTGGATTTGCAAGTTAAAATTTAA
- the gspK gene encoding type II secretion system minor pseudopilin GspK: MQFKQQKGIALITILVMVALATIIAATIAKRQNLTNENTAFLKRQSQALFYAKSAEAFYSELLAQDTETSKEADYLQETWAKPMPAFPVEDGYVSGTLEDESGKFNLNSLVDKEGKPNPQAQAYFSKLLVRVGLPAEIVEAVIDWEDPDKDTLGAMGAEDSYYQGLPNPYLVANRKFMSVDELKLVRGFENEKFDLIAPYISALPDIAAKININTAPAMVLAAIDEKLDVNTIQTALNARQEKMEYFANVNDLMKMSPFDTLVAESFAVKSKDALFDVKTNYFQAKIEVMLSERKRQFTSHLVRNDQGQVYIYARSLAPF, from the coding sequence ATGCAGTTTAAGCAGCAAAAAGGTATCGCACTCATTACGATTTTGGTGATGGTCGCACTGGCGACCATTATTGCTGCAACTATTGCAAAACGTCAAAATTTAACCAATGAAAATACAGCATTTTTAAAACGTCAGAGCCAAGCACTGTTTTATGCGAAAAGTGCAGAGGCATTTTATTCAGAATTATTAGCGCAAGATACAGAAACCAGTAAAGAAGCAGATTATTTGCAAGAAACGTGGGCAAAACCAATGCCTGCATTTCCTGTGGAAGATGGTTATGTTTCTGGCACACTTGAAGATGAATCAGGAAAATTCAATTTAAATAGTTTGGTAGATAAAGAAGGAAAACCAAATCCACAAGCTCAGGCGTATTTCTCAAAACTGTTGGTCAGAGTTGGATTGCCCGCAGAGATTGTTGAAGCGGTGATTGACTGGGAAGATCCAGATAAAGACACGCTAGGTGCAATGGGTGCTGAGGATAGTTACTATCAAGGTTTACCAAATCCTTATTTGGTAGCAAATCGTAAGTTTATGAGTGTGGATGAGTTAAAGTTGGTTCGTGGTTTTGAAAATGAAAAGTTTGATTTAATTGCACCCTATATCTCAGCCTTACCTGATATTGCGGCTAAAATTAATATCAATACTGCACCAGCCATGGTTTTGGCTGCGATTGATGAAAAGTTGGATGTCAATACAATACAAACAGCATTAAATGCCAGACAAGAAAAAATGGAATACTTTGCAAATGTAAATGATCTGATGAAAATGTCACCGTTTGATACATTGGTCGCTGAATCTTTCGCAGTGAAAAGTAAAGATGCTTTATTTGATGTGAAAACAAATTATTTTCAAGCCAAAATTGAAGTCATGTTAAGTGAACGCAAGCGTCAATTCACCAGTCATTTAGTGCGCAATGATCAAGGACAAGTCTATATCTATGCACGGAGTCTTGCGCCATTTTAA
- the gspJ gene encoding type II secretion system minor pseudopilin GspJ, which yields MQKKSGFTLVELLVAIAIFAVLSALGWKVFDYLIKVKDRNAMHEENLGQLQGAYQQIQRDTLQIVPVSARNGDEIEPALRLDNQKLAFSKSGVSDPLKQGLSPYERVEYVYNGQDKKIYRLKYSNLNRIRSDQPLSSVLLSDVDQYQIQILNPNETDRWPDADIKDERQLPRGILMKVTIRDVEYEWVLSLLNTDYLQDKKDN from the coding sequence ATGCAAAAAAAATCAGGTTTTACACTGGTTGAACTATTGGTTGCGATCGCTATTTTCGCTGTACTTTCTGCACTCGGTTGGAAAGTGTTTGATTATCTGATTAAAGTCAAAGATCGTAATGCAATGCATGAAGAAAATCTTGGGCAACTACAGGGCGCATATCAACAAATACAACGTGATACATTGCAAATTGTGCCTGTTTCTGCACGAAATGGTGATGAAATTGAACCTGCATTGCGTTTAGATAACCAAAAGTTAGCTTTTAGTAAATCAGGTGTTTCAGATCCATTGAAGCAAGGTTTATCGCCTTATGAGCGTGTGGAATATGTCTATAATGGACAGGATAAAAAAATATATCGCTTAAAATATTCAAATTTAAATCGAATCCGTTCAGATCAGCCTTTGTCGAGTGTTTTACTTTCCGATGTGGATCAATATCAAATTCAAATTTTAAATCCCAATGAGACTGATCGCTGGCCTGATGCGGATATAAAAGACGAGAGACAACTGCCACGCGGGATTTTGATGAAAGTCACAATTCGGGATGTTGAATATGAGTGGGTATTGAGTTTGCTCAATACAGATTATTTGCAGGATAAAAAGGATAATTAA
- the gspI gene encoding type II secretion system minor pseudopilin GspI: MKKNKAFTLIEVVVALAIFAVAAMALTKVAMQYTQSTANSILRTKAQFVAQNEISRMIINRERLTGTASKQITAQGETWQIDKKAEATISPLVQKIDVQVSLFDADAGKVEAGITNMVFFNYVIKE, encoded by the coding sequence ATGAAGAAAAATAAAGCCTTTACCTTAATTGAAGTTGTGGTCGCTTTGGCGATCTTTGCTGTGGCGGCGATGGCATTAACCAAAGTGGCGATGCAATATACCCAATCGACCGCCAATTCGATTTTAAGAACCAAAGCACAATTTGTTGCGCAGAATGAAATTTCTCGAATGATTATTAACCGTGAAAGGTTAACTGGGACAGCATCAAAACAAATTACGGCACAAGGCGAGACGTGGCAGATTGATAAAAAAGCAGAAGCGACGATTAGCCCTTTGGTGCAGAAAATAGATGTACAAGTCAGTTTGTTCGATGCTGATGCAGGCAAAGTCGAAGCGGGAATTACCAATATGGTGTTTTTTAATTATGTGATTAAAGAATAA
- a CDS encoding prepilin-type N-terminal cleavage/methylation domain-containing protein — protein MKRMPFPHHIKGFTLIEVMVVIVIISIVASLIVLNVDGLDQRKAMQAREMLLLDLKQINREANDQSRIYALDFQNATDVVQAQYGIVEYIPIKQNTQQPVRVIDNTPWKAVPEFQKRTLPDQVSVSVQTEDHQFKNANNAELLGNNAPKLIWFGNGEAKPATIQMYYQQKPVGDVIRVDYLGKVDEEK, from the coding sequence ATGAAACGCATGCCATTTCCTCATCATATAAAAGGTTTTACCTTGATTGAGGTGATGGTTGTTATCGTGATTATTAGCATCGTTGCTTCACTGATTGTTTTGAATGTAGATGGCTTAGATCAGCGTAAAGCCATGCAAGCTCGTGAAATGTTATTATTGGATTTAAAACAAATCAATCGTGAGGCCAATGATCAATCACGGATCTATGCTTTAGACTTTCAAAATGCGACTGATGTTGTACAGGCGCAGTATGGTATTGTTGAATACATTCCGATAAAACAAAATACGCAACAACCCGTACGTGTGATTGATAATACGCCGTGGAAAGCTGTACCAGAATTTCAAAAACGGACATTGCCTGATCAAGTGTCTGTATCAGTACAAACAGAAGACCATCAATTTAAAAATGCCAATAATGCTGAATTGTTGGGAAATAATGCACCGAAGTTGATTTGGTTTGGAAATGGTGAAGCGAAGCCAGCCACGATTCAAATGTACTATCAGCAGAAGCCAGTCGGTGATGTGATACGTGTTGATTATTTGGGTAAAGTCGATGAAGAAAAATAA
- a CDS encoding TetR/AcrR family transcriptional regulator has translation MDRQAQFRAREALIFQVAEQLLLENGEAGMTLDALAAELDLAKGTLYKHFQSKDELYILLIIRNERMLLEMVRDSEKAFPEHLAFFMLHHLHHPERAVLFHQIEERLSTTGVGIHLLFNELYQVRKQRLRLIIRMTESYLESLQSAMSVRDYLASIWSITHGGAAILNSSFYQRYLGCRDTLRVALIDQALAMPKHQQAAEQVA, from the coding sequence ATGGATCGACAGGCTCAATTTAGAGCAAGAGAAGCTTTAATTTTTCAAGTCGCAGAGCAGTTGCTTCTGGAAAATGGTGAAGCGGGAATGACTTTGGATGCACTAGCTGCGGAGTTAGATCTCGCAAAAGGAACATTGTATAAGCATTTTCAAAGCAAAGATGAACTCTATATTTTATTGATCATTCGCAATGAGCGTATGTTATTGGAAATGGTACGCGACTCAGAAAAAGCCTTTCCAGAGCATTTGGCATTTTTCATGTTGCATCATTTACACCATCCTGAACGTGCTGTGTTATTTCACCAGATTGAAGAGCGTTTATCGACCACAGGTGTAGGCATTCATCTCTTATTTAATGAACTATATCAAGTACGAAAACAGCGTCTACGTTTGATTATTCGCATGACGGAAAGCTATTTAGAATCACTTCAGAGTGCGATGTCGGTTCGAGATTATTTAGCTTCGATTTGGTCGATTACCCATGGTGGCGCAGCGATTCTCAATTCTAGTTTTTATCAGCGTTATTTAGGGTGTCGAGATACTCTCCGAGTTGCTTTGATTGATCAAGCTTTGGCAATGCCAAAACATCAACAAGCCGCAGAGCAGGTTGCTTAA
- a CDS encoding TatD family hydrolase has translation MFVDTHCHLTMLNLEPYAGDLDAALQQAREGGVSKFMGISVDLDDHIALSEIASRHADVGYSVGVHPCEDPAVMRRASVEKLVELAQAEKAWALGETGLDYFHSTDFIPEQKQCFARHIYASQIVKKPVVVHTRSAKNDTVDIIRAEKSTHGILHCFTEDWETAKAVLDCGYYISFSGIVSFKNAQDLRDVAKQVPLDRLLIETDSPYLAPMPYRGKSNEPKYVPYVAKALSDVYDKTLEEIAFITTQNFENLLKQQ, from the coding sequence GTGTTTGTAGATACACATTGCCATTTGACCATGTTAAACCTTGAACCTTATGCAGGTGATTTAGATGCTGCATTGCAACAAGCGAGGGAAGGTGGTGTATCTAAGTTTATGGGTATTTCTGTAGATTTGGATGATCATATCGCACTTTCTGAAATTGCTTCGCGTCATGCAGATGTAGGTTATAGCGTGGGCGTGCATCCGTGTGAAGATCCTGCGGTGATGCGACGTGCAAGCGTTGAGAAGTTAGTAGAACTTGCTCAAGCTGAAAAGGCATGGGCTTTGGGTGAAACAGGACTAGATTATTTTCATAGCACTGATTTTATTCCAGAACAGAAACAATGTTTTGCGCGTCATATTTACGCATCTCAAATTGTTAAAAAACCTGTTGTTGTTCATACCCGTTCAGCGAAGAATGATACAGTGGATATTATCCGCGCTGAAAAATCTACACATGGGATTCTGCATTGCTTTACCGAAGATTGGGAAACGGCAAAAGCCGTTTTAGATTGTGGATATTACATTTCCTTTTCAGGAATTGTTTCTTTTAAAAATGCGCAAGATTTACGTGATGTGGCAAAGCAAGTGCCGCTTGATCGACTATTGATTGAAACAGACAGTCCTTATTTGGCGCCGATGCCCTATAGAGGAAAGTCTAATGAACCAAAATACGTTCCCTATGTAGCCAAAGCCTTAAGTGATGTATATGATAAAACGCTTGAGGAGATCGCTTTCATTACCACGCAAAATTTTGAAAATCTACTTAAGCAACAGTAA
- a CDS encoding PilZ domain-containing protein codes for MQPRMGGLIQVNIADRATLQASYMPYITGGGLFVPSKNPVKMGEEIFILAGLPDQSQKIPLTGKVIWISPKQNGMKPQGFAIQLSGEKGIAYKIEAERLLAGSMSLDRPSFTM; via the coding sequence ATGCAACCACGTATGGGCGGTTTGATTCAAGTCAATATTGCAGATCGTGCAACATTACAAGCCAGTTATATGCCATATATTACGGGCGGTGGCTTGTTTGTACCCTCTAAAAACCCTGTGAAAATGGGTGAAGAAATTTTTATATTGGCGGGGTTGCCTGATCAATCGCAAAAAATTCCATTGACGGGTAAAGTGATTTGGATTTCTCCAAAGCAAAATGGGATGAAACCACAAGGTTTTGCGATTCAATTGTCTGGTGAAAAAGGCATTGCTTACAAGATCGAAGCAGAAAGATTGCTTGCAGGTAGTATGTCTTTGGATCGACCTAGCTTTACCATGTAA